In the Leptotrichia sp. oral taxon 847 genome, one interval contains:
- a CDS encoding OmpP1/FadL family transporter: protein MRLKIILIALLSALALKAVSMDYLSNNSASYFQNPSQTGQITVEGIFYNPAGTVFLEDGKYINANMQNSIIQESMTLNRKKLASNRYAGAPSFNYLQKKERTSIFANASVIAGGATLKYDEGVAGIDLAAETFDNMTRGLLRAKVTKNQFSGQNRYYQLMLGGAHKITDKFSIGGGIKYVHALRKLNGHASFGYNPFVGARVGLTGNDLYLDSRRKADGVGAVLSLDYKATDTLNFAVKYETPVKLKFKTKAVESTNMTLAGKKIGLSDFYPKYANGVNSRRDLPGVLSLGVSKDINDWTVSSGYIHYFNKAANIDGVSYRDGHEINFGVDYRFSPKWTWHAGYNYSHTGAPKQSYNDTEYAINAQIYTTGLTFKPTENHEWKFGFGHVKYNSENGETEITHGIKLDKSKVKYDKKVSVFSLGYTYNF, encoded by the coding sequence ATGAGATTAAAAATAATATTAATAGCACTCTTAAGTGCTTTGGCATTAAAAGCAGTAAGTATGGACTATCTTTCAAATAATTCAGCTTCATACTTTCAAAATCCATCGCAAACTGGTCAAATAACAGTGGAAGGAATTTTTTACAATCCAGCAGGAACAGTATTTTTAGAAGATGGAAAATATATAAATGCAAATATGCAAAATTCTATAATCCAGGAATCAATGACATTGAATAGAAAAAAATTGGCTTCAAACAGATATGCCGGAGCACCGTCATTTAATTATTTACAAAAAAAAGAAAGGACTTCAATTTTTGCAAATGCAAGTGTTATTGCAGGAGGAGCCACGTTGAAATATGATGAAGGAGTCGCTGGAATAGATTTGGCGGCAGAAACATTTGATAATATGACACGAGGACTATTGAGAGCTAAAGTTACTAAAAATCAATTTAGCGGACAAAATAGATATTATCAATTGATGCTTGGTGGAGCACACAAAATAACAGATAAATTCTCGATTGGCGGAGGAATAAAATATGTTCACGCTTTGAGAAAATTAAATGGACACGCTTCTTTCGGGTACAATCCATTTGTCGGTGCAAGAGTTGGATTGACAGGAAATGACTTGTATTTAGACTCCAGAAGGAAAGCAGATGGTGTTGGAGCAGTATTAAGTTTAGATTATAAAGCGACTGATACATTGAATTTTGCTGTAAAATATGAAACACCTGTAAAATTGAAATTCAAGACAAAAGCGGTTGAAAGTACAAATATGACATTAGCTGGAAAAAAAATTGGATTGTCAGATTTTTACCCTAAATATGCAAATGGTGTAAATTCAAGAAGAGATCTGCCAGGAGTATTGTCATTGGGAGTTTCCAAAGATATTAATGACTGGACTGTTTCTAGCGGATATATTCATTATTTCAATAAAGCGGCAAATATAGACGGAGTAAGTTATAGAGATGGTCATGAAATAAATTTTGGAGTTGACTACAGATTTTCGCCAAAATGGACTTGGCACGCAGGATACAATTATTCTCACACAGGTGCTCCAAAACAATCATACAACGATACAGAATATGCCATAAATGCACAAATTTACACGACAGGATTGACATTCAAGCCGACAGAAAATCACGAATGGAAATTCGGTTTTGGACATGTAAAATATAATTCAGAAAATGGAGAAACAGAAATAACTCATGGAATAAAATTGGATAAATCGAAAGTTAAATATGATAAAAAAGTAAGTGTCTTTTCTTTGGGGTATACTTATAACTTTTAA
- a CDS encoding metallophosphoesterase has protein sequence MSEWLFELRKMIKMKLNIKRIRESDYQRIFVLTDIHGRFDLFKKMIRKIKLKKKDLLLILGDSCDRGEFSFELYNWYKKMIQKGYNIIHLMGNHENMLFKSKNDETYRLNWVYNGGSKTIRSFFKHQNKVKTINEYWKNDKFYEEEWLFNFIEKMPHIVESENYLFVHAGIDFSKNLENQEIKYLLWTRDDWYKKNNTAKTVYYGHTPQEDITVENNCINLDAGCFFTNVLRCVELKEKKLYVLEKNKVKIEEFWD, from the coding sequence ATGTCAGAATGGTTGTTTGAATTGAGGAAGATGATAAAAATGAAATTGAATATAAAAAGAATTAGAGAATCTGATTATCAAAGAATTTTTGTTTTGACGGATATTCACGGAAGATTTGATCTATTTAAAAAGATGATAAGAAAAATCAAATTAAAAAAGAAAGATTTGCTATTGATTCTTGGAGATAGTTGCGATAGAGGGGAATTTTCTTTTGAGTTATATAATTGGTATAAAAAGATGATTCAGAAAGGTTACAATATCATTCATTTAATGGGAAATCACGAAAATATGCTTTTCAAATCAAAAAATGATGAAACTTATCGTTTAAATTGGGTATATAATGGCGGGAGTAAGACAATAAGATCATTTTTTAAACATCAAAATAAAGTAAAAACAATTAATGAATATTGGAAAAATGATAAATTTTATGAAGAAGAATGGCTATTTAATTTTATTGAGAAAATGCCACACATTGTTGAAAGTGAAAATTATTTATTTGTTCATGCGGGAATTGATTTTTCCAAAAACTTAGAAAATCAGGAAATTAAATATTTATTGTGGACTCGGGATGACTGGTACAAGAAAAATAATACAGCAAAAACCGTCTATTACGGACATACACCACAAGAAGATATAACTGTTGAGAATAATTGTATAAATCTGGATGCTGGGTGTTTTTTTACTAATGTTTTAAGATGTGTTGAGTTGAAGGAAAAGAAATTATATGTTTTGGAGAAAAATAAGGTTAAAATTGAAGAATTTTGGGATTGA
- a CDS encoding Gfo/Idh/MocA family protein, protein MKIGIVGAGNIVPDFLEASKNIPDFEIVSICATENGLERMKNLSQKYGIKKIYTNYDSFLNDEIDVVYIAIPNNLHYEFAKKAMEKKKNVILEKPFTSTYEEAKELVKFAKENKIMLFEAISNQYLPNYRKTRELISELGDIKIVQLNYSQYSSRYDRFKKGDIAPAFDPKKSGGALMDLNVYNIYYAVGLFGKPEKVFYTANIERNIDTSGVLILDYKKFKCVAVGAKDCTAPLSMNIQGDKGYINSTDAANVYDKFVFVRNGENSKEYELNAGQHRLYYELLEFSNLYKNKDYNKFFEYNEKTLIVMEILEEARKQIM, encoded by the coding sequence ATGAAAATAGGAATAGTGGGAGCAGGAAATATTGTGCCAGATTTTTTGGAAGCGTCTAAAAATATACCGGATTTTGAAATAGTGAGCATTTGTGCCACTGAAAATGGGCTTGAAAGAATGAAAAATCTTTCCCAGAAATACGGGATAAAAAAAATTTATACAAATTATGACAGTTTTTTAAATGATGAAATAGATGTCGTATATATTGCTATTCCAAATAATCTACACTATGAATTTGCAAAAAAAGCGATGGAAAAAAAGAAAAATGTCATTTTGGAAAAACCTTTTACGTCGACATATGAAGAAGCAAAAGAGCTTGTAAAATTTGCAAAAGAAAACAAAATAATGTTGTTTGAAGCCATTTCTAATCAATATTTGCCAAATTATAGAAAAACTAGGGAACTGATTTCGGAATTGGGCGATATAAAAATTGTACAGTTAAATTATTCACAATATTCCAGCAGATACGACAGATTTAAAAAGGGTGATATTGCTCCGGCGTTTGATCCAAAAAAATCTGGTGGAGCATTAATGGATTTAAATGTTTATAATATTTACTATGCAGTAGGACTATTCGGAAAACCTGAGAAAGTATTTTACACGGCAAATATTGAAAGAAATATCGACACTTCAGGAGTTTTAATTTTAGATTACAAAAAATTCAAATGCGTAGCAGTTGGAGCAAAGGACTGTACAGCACCACTTTCAATGAACATTCAAGGGGATAAGGGGTATATAAATAGCACAGATGCTGCAAATGTTTACGATAAATTTGTTTTTGTAAGAAACGGTGAAAATAGCAAAGAATATGAGTTAAATGCTGGACAGCATAGACTTTACTACGAACTTTTAGAATTTTCAAATTTGTATAAGAATAAAGATTATAACAAATTTTTTGAATATAATGAAAAAACTCTGATTGTAATGGAAATTTTGGAAGAAGCAAGAAAGCAAATAATGTAA
- a CDS encoding elongation factor G has protein sequence MRIYDGSSIRNVALLGESGAGKSNMTSALEFTAKLTNRIPSLNDNAKISSSLTLHAIEYQSFKFNFFDIPGYVDFFGELESGLAACDGAIITVDGTDNLSVGTETALELTDSRNIPRFIFVNKIDSEKADYEKILTQLRKKYGKRIAPFHVPWGVASNFKGHINVVDMFAREYNGSECVNAEMPTDMDDKILPIREMLLEAVAETSEELMEKYFNGEEFTTNEIHAGLRKGVLDCSLIPVICGSTTKNIGLHTTFDVIRDYLPEPMDNPKVDGKKSETTCQIFKTVIDSFLGKVSYAKILSGELKPDSEIYNVNKKKDEKIGKLGTIVAGKMDFLKKGVCGDIVLLTKLEYTQTSDTLSTDKKETPRKNITFPKPQLLVAVEPLNKNDDEKMSTGLNKLMEEDPSFSWKRDMETKQTILGVQGELHSITLIEKLKSKFGVDIKTVDLKVPYRETIKGNSDVQGKYKKQSGGHGQYGDVLIKFSPCDEHFVFEETITGGRVPKSYIPAVEKGLREALLCGVLANYPVTNIKAVLYDGSYHDVDSSEMSFKIAANIAFKKGMMDAKPVLLEPIMELTIFVPESCIGDIMGDINKKRGKITGMDAHKSTKQKITAEIPMAETFKYANDLKAMTKGRGYFEMKLSKYEEVPFELAQKIIESRKK, from the coding sequence ATGAGAATATATGATGGCAGCAGTATTAGAAATGTCGCTTTATTGGGAGAAAGCGGAGCAGGAAAGAGTAATATGACTTCCGCTCTTGAATTTACAGCAAAACTTACGAATAGAATTCCAAGTTTAAATGATAATGCTAAAATAAGCAGCTCCCTTACTTTACATGCAATTGAATACCAGTCTTTTAAATTTAATTTTTTTGACATACCTGGATATGTTGATTTTTTTGGAGAATTGGAATCGGGACTTGCAGCTTGTGATGGAGCAATTATTACGGTTGATGGAACAGATAACTTATCTGTCGGAACCGAAACTGCTCTTGAGCTTACAGATAGCCGAAATATCCCCCGTTTTATCTTTGTCAATAAAATAGACAGCGAAAAAGCTGACTATGAAAAAATTCTCACTCAGTTGAGAAAAAAATATGGTAAAAGAATTGCACCATTTCACGTGCCTTGGGGAGTTGCTTCCAATTTTAAGGGACATATAAATGTTGTTGATATGTTTGCTCGTGAATATAACGGTTCTGAATGTGTCAACGCTGAGATGCCAACTGATATGGACGATAAAATTTTACCAATTCGTGAAATGCTTTTGGAAGCGGTTGCTGAAACAAGTGAAGAATTGATGGAAAAATATTTTAATGGAGAAGAATTTACCACAAATGAAATTCATGCTGGACTTAGAAAAGGAGTGTTAGATTGTAGCTTAATTCCCGTTATCTGCGGTTCAACTACAAAAAACATCGGACTTCACACAACGTTTGATGTAATAAGAGATTATTTGCCAGAGCCAATGGACAATCCTAAAGTTGACGGTAAAAAATCCGAAACTACCTGTCAAATATTTAAAACAGTGATTGATTCATTTTTAGGAAAGGTTTCGTATGCAAAAATTTTATCTGGAGAACTAAAGCCAGATTCAGAAATTTATAATGTGAACAAGAAAAAAGATGAAAAGATTGGAAAACTTGGAACGATTGTAGCTGGAAAAATGGACTTTCTAAAAAAAGGAGTCTGTGGAGATATTGTTTTATTGACAAAACTTGAATACACTCAAACTTCAGACACGCTTTCAACAGATAAAAAAGAAACTCCAAGAAAGAATATTACTTTTCCTAAACCTCAACTTTTGGTTGCGGTAGAACCGTTAAATAAAAATGACGATGAGAAGATGTCAACTGGACTTAATAAACTTATGGAAGAAGATCCGTCTTTTTCCTGGAAAAGAGATATGGAAACAAAACAGACTATTTTGGGAGTACAAGGGGAGCTGCATTCCATCACATTAATTGAAAAGTTAAAATCAAAGTTTGGAGTGGACATTAAAACCGTTGACTTAAAAGTGCCATATCGTGAAACAATTAAAGGAAATTCAGATGTTCAGGGAAAATATAAAAAGCAATCGGGAGGACACGGACAATATGGAGATGTGCTTATCAAATTTTCACCTTGCGATGAACATTTTGTATTTGAAGAAACTATCACTGGAGGAAGAGTGCCAAAATCATATATTCCAGCTGTGGAAAAGGGGTTAAGAGAAGCTTTACTTTGCGGAGTTTTGGCAAATTACCCCGTTACAAATATAAAAGCAGTTTTGTATGACGGCTCTTATCACGACGTCGATTCTTCAGAAATGTCCTTTAAAATTGCGGCAAATATTGCCTTCAAAAAAGGAATGATGGATGCTAAACCAGTTTTACTTGAACCGATAATGGAACTCACAATCTTCGTGCCTGAAAGCTGTATTGGGGATATAATGGGAGATATTAATAAAAAGCGTGGAAAAATTACCGGTATGGACGCTCACAAATCTACAAAGCAAAAAATCACAGCAGAAATTCCAATGGCTGAAACATTTAAGTACGCCAATGACTTAAAAGCAATGACAAAAGGAAGAGGATATTTTGAAATGAAACTTTCAAAATACGAAGAAGTCCCTTTTGAGTTAGCACAAAAAATAATCGAAAGTCGAAAAAAATAG